In a genomic window of Lonchura striata isolate bLonStr1 chromosome 4, bLonStr1.mat, whole genome shotgun sequence:
- the LOC144246102 gene encoding uncharacterized protein LOC144246102 — MVSPSDAGGRELAAFSVSCLTASGVLGEPAPFLVVSVGTAEFSAPQCSDWEKKDKTAQEEDLAGDWLSQADLGVLRVVDLSRVKPGGFEGFCTKGSDLPAWTGGAVEGDRQDVVPSLILPGFWLEKVPVQAEGRSLGSFKTSLLFTCFSVDHDFVEWCLLPKVLPHLLFQQSLFPYLPSQQSLFCSLISHPSNPCSVPSSPVPAIPVLFLHLLFQQSLFCSFISCSSNPCSVPAIPVLFLHLPSLQSLFCSFISHPSNPCSVPSSPIPAIPVLFQQSLFCSLISHPCNPCSVPAIPVLFLHLPFQQSLFCSLISHPCNPCSVPSSPVPAIPVLFLHLPFQQSLFCSFISRSSNPCSVPSSPVPAIPVLFLHLPFQQSLFCSLISCSSNPCSVPSSPVPAIPVLFPHLLFQQSLFCSLISCSSNPCSVPSSPVPAIPVPSFPAFPAIGASTPLAFPAIPVLLPHLQPFQQFLFYSLISCLSSNTCSSSPAFPGIPVPHLLPFQEYLILISCLSRNT, encoded by the exons ATGGTTTCACCCTCGGACGCGGGAGGAAGGGAGCTCGCAGCGTTCTCCGTGTCCTGCCTGACGGCCTCGGGAGTGCTCGGGGAGCCGGCGCCCTTCCTCGTGGTCAGCGTTGGCACAGCCGAGTTCTCGGCGCCTCAGTGCTCAGACTGGGAAAAGAAGGACAAAACAGCTCAAGAGGAAGATCTTGCAGGAGACTGGCTGAGTCAAGCAGACCTCGGTGTCTTGAGGGTTGTCG ATCTTTCCAGGGTGAAGCCTGGAGGTTTCGAAGGATTCTGCACAAAGGGCTCTGATTTACCTGCCTGGACTGGAGGTGCTGTGGAAGGGGATAGGCAGGATGTTGTTCCCTCCCTCATCCTGCCAGGATTTTGGCTGGAGAAGGTGCCCGTGCAGGCAGAGGGGCG ATCACTGGGCTCTTTTAAAACCTCCCTGCTCTTCACTTGCTTCAGTGTCGACCATGACTTTGTAGAATGGTGCCTTTTGCCAAAG GTGCTTCCACATCTCCTGTTCCAGCAATCCCTGTTCCCTTATCTCCCATCCCAGCAATCCCTGTTCTGTTCCCTCATCTCCCATCCCAGCAATCCCTGTTCTGTTCCCTCATCTCCTGTTCCAGCAATCCCTGTTCTGTTCCTTCATCTCCTGTTCCAGCAATCCCTGTTCTGTTCCTTCATCTCCTGTTCCAGCAATCCCTGTTCTGTTCCAGCAATCCCTGTTCTGTTCCttcatctcccatccctgcaatCCCTGTTCTGTTCCTTCATCTCCCATCCCAGCAATCCCTGTTCTGTTccctcatctcccatccctgcaatCCCTGTTCTGTTCCAGCAATCCCTGTTCTGTTccctcatctcccatccctgcaatCCCTGTTCTGTTCCAGCAATCCCTGTTCTGTTCCTTCATCTCCCGTTCCAGCAATCCCTGTTCTGTTccctcatctcccatccctgcaatCCCTGTTCTGTTCCCTCATCTCCCGTTCCAGCAATCCCTGTTCTGTTCCTTCATCTCCCATTCCAGCAATCCCTGTTCTGTTCCTTCATCTCCCGTTCCAGCAATCCCTGTTCTGTTCCCTCATCTCCTGTTCCAGCAATCCCTGTCCTGTTCCTTCATCTCCCGTTCCAGCAATCCCTGTTCTGTTCCCTCATCTCCTGTTCCAGCAATCCCTGTTCTGTTCCTTCATCTCCCGTTCCAGCAATCCCTGTTCTGTTCCCTCATCTCCTGTTCCAGCAATCCCTGTTCTGTTCCCTCATCTCCTGTTCCAGCAATCCCTGTTCTGTTCCTTCATCTCCCGTTCCAGCAATCCCGGTTCCCTcctttcctgcctttccagCAATAGGTGCTTCCACACCTCTTGCCTTTCCAGCAATACCTGTTCTCCTCCCTCACCTCCAGCCTTTCCAGCAATTCCTGTTTTATTCCCTCAT CTCCTGCCTTTCCAGCAATACCTGTTCCTCATCTCCTGCCTTTCCAGGAATACCTGTTCCTCATCTCCTGCCTTTCCAGGAATACCTGATCCTCATCTCCTGCCTTTCCAGGAATACCTGA